One stretch of Agelaius phoeniceus isolate bAgePho1 chromosome 15, bAgePho1.hap1, whole genome shotgun sequence DNA includes these proteins:
- the NPM1 gene encoding nucleophosmin, with protein MEDSAMDMESMGPLRPQTFLFGCELKADKEFQFKVDDEENEHQLSLRTVTLGAGAKDELHIVEAEALDYEGNPTKVVLASLKMSVQPTVSLGGFEITPPVVLRLKCGSGPVYVSGQHLVALEEEPESDEEEDDAKIVNASTKRPASGGGAKTPQKKPKLAEDDEDDDEDEDDDDDDEDDLEDDEEEIKAPIKKPVREVAGKNMQKAKQNGKDSKPSTPASKSKTPDSKKDKTLTPKTPKVPLSLEEIKAKMQASVDKGTTLPKLEPKFANYVKNCFRTEDQKVIQALWQWRQTL; from the exons ATGGAGGACAGCGCCATGGACATGGAGAGCATGGGCCCACTGCGCCCGCAGACTTTCCTCTTCG GCTGCGAGCTTAAAGCGGATAAAGAGTTTCAGTTTAAAGTAGATGATGAAGAAAATGAACATCAGTTGTCTCTGAGAACG GTTACTTTAGGAGCTGGAGCCAAAGATGAATTACACATTGTAGAAGCAGAAGCACTGGACTATGAAGGCAACCCTACTAAAGTAGTATTGGCATCTCTGAAAATGTCAGTGCAGCCTACA GTTTCCTTGGGTGGCTTCGAGATCACACCACCAGTGGTGTTGAGGTTGAAATGTGGTTCAGGGCCTGTTTACGTCAGTGGTCAGCACCTCGTAG CATTAGAAGAAGAACCAGAATCagatgaggaggaagatgatGCAAAAATTGTTAATGCTTCAACAAAGAGACCAGCAAGTGGAGGAGGAGCTAAAACACCACAG aaaaaaccaaaattagcagaagatgatgaggatgacgatgaagatgaggatgacGATGATGA TGATGAGGATGACTTAGAGGATGatgaggaagaaattaaagCACCAATAAAGAAA CCTGTTCGTGAGGTTGCAGGAAAAAATatgcagaaagcaaagcagaatGGAAAAGATTCTAAGCCATCCACACCAGCATCTAAATCAAAA acTCCAGATTCCAAGAAGGATAAAACTCTAACTCCAAAAACACCAAAAGTCCCTCTGTCATTAGAGGagataaaagcaaaaatgcaaGCATCTGTAGATAAG gGTACTACCCTTCCTAAGCTGGAGCCCAAATTTGCCAACTACGTTAAGAATTGCTTCAGGACAGAGGACCAGAAG GTCATTCAAGCTCTCTGGCAGTGGAGACAGACTctgtaa